The segment ATAAAtccattattttaaaatgtttttaaagtttgaaatcTGCATCTAGATCCTGGTCTGTATCATAATACATTTTGATAAAGATATTACACTTTATGGGATGAATTATGCACAAATTCAGCTAAATCCACTGATTTATGgttatttaaattcattcagCTGCTATTGTATGAGCAAGATGACCCTACATTCAACTCATACTTGTTATCAGCATGTATCCACAATATGTCATTGCAATTGTGCACTGCTTTCAAGAATTTAATCAGATGTCAGAAGTGTTACAGTCGGACGGGAAATAAGATTTGGAAGAAGAGCATTTACAGGGTTATCTgaatatataaaagtataaaagtataaacCAATTGCCTCAGTGTAAATGTTATGATGTGACTTTTGTGATTTCGAAATGACAGAATGGAATTATCTGCACCGAAGCCAAGAAGAATAGGCTCAGCCCAAATACAGAAATATGGTAACTAGTTATTCAGATTTCATTCTACGTAGAAGACCAAATCTCATTAGTGGATGTAATGATCAAGTGAGAAGAAGGTGGCTAAGACTGATTTAATTATCTTGAGGTTCTACAATTTGCACCATGTCTAAATCATGGATGGTTGATGCATTGTTTGAAGGTGGTTAAATGAAAGTTTTCCACAGCGTGCCAACCCCTTTGTTTTGGACATGGCCGTGAAGGGGTAGTGTCATCCCTTTCctctatgtgatgtaggggtagtCGCCATCAagcccttcaaacaccccttcaGCTGTAGTGTATTCAGGATCCCCCTAAAAACAAAGGGGTAGACGGAAATTCCTGAATGCTTCACTAAGGGACGAAGCGAATCAAGACGGTGTCCACTGCGggtaaaatgctcataaatgtaAGTATGAAATCTTGCAAAATAATCAGGAATTTCTATTGgaatatcttattttaatccagtggaaaatgtaattgaatcaCTGTGACAAACGTTTCAGGAAAATCGCAATTCACGCTGTCAAAACAAGCatgtaaacagtctgagtgagagtaaCGAGTAACATTCGTTACTACCGTGTCCCGTAtatgaaatttgaaaaaaaaaattcctgctCATGTTATAACCTTTTCAGTGTGAGGCAGAAGTTTCTATGGACAGGACTAAGAACCGATGTAAACACGCTGACTAACTGTGCATTGATCAATAGATTCATCTGTCCTGTCagtcctgcagttgtcagatgtgtcactATTATAATGTAAGTTGATAACGGTTGTTAATATAGTAACCTTAGTaaatattgtttgtcactgtaaaaAGGTTGGTTGGCTGATGACGTAGCGAGTGTCCTGATACCTAGGGGACTTCCCCAGTGGCTCTGTTTGAAGGGGGACCCTCCCAAAGGGGCACTTCATATCTAGGGGTAGGGCCATAATACTCATATATGACACCTGCTGTATGCTGTCCTTGGTTTTGTGATTATGTGCCTAAAAGAGACTGTAAACAAGCTCCTAAAGCTTTGTAACAGTGACGTTGCTATTCTTGGTAACATAGTGTATTTTTATacgaaaataaatatgattgttTTGGATACAGTAATCGTCACTGCTTACATTACTCCGTCAGTTTccatattcatatttaacattcagcataaatgagcctaAAGCAGACTCTTAAACTGTTGTTTGTCAAGAAGTAGGAATCTACTTTTGTACTTTGGACAGGAACCAGTCTAGCTCCAGCCTCTGCTTCCAgtttttatgctaagctaggctagcTAGGTCCTGACTCCGAATCAACACATGATATGACATACATTTTCTTATCCCttgaaaagaaagtgaataagggtatttcctaaaatgttgaactatctctttaattaaaatgagttattttaaaatgacttatttaatatttaatttaatacaagTGCATAAGaacaaacagtctgtggtgtaATCACTTATGCTGCATGTACAGTAGCGAGTCTACTTTGGTGGCCTTTTTTTTCATTAGTCTTCCTCTTTTTTGCTGTAGTTTCAGTTTCTTAattattcacacattttcataattgaTCATATGAGCTGCATTTAAGCATTCCCACTGCATAGTGAGGCATAAAGCTTGCAATTTGTCAAATTCTTTATTCTGTCTTTGGTCTATGGCATTATTATGCTGCATATTaatgatcatttatttcatcAGTGCAAAATCAGTGTTTGGATGAAAAAGTTAATTTCCAAACAGTTTTTTACAGAGGATTCAACTCAAGCTTTATTTTTCCTGAGAAGACTTCATTGTGTATTTATCTGAATGGGTTTGGCAGCTGATCGTGCAGTTTGACGGTGTCAGACGCAGGGGTGAGTAAGTGCTGGTGTCACTAACCTCCCATGTTGCTCTGCGGTGAAGAAGACAGAGACTCTATGGAGGAAGAAGCTGTGGAGAAAGATCTCCTCAGGTACGTTTTCAAAGAGAACTGAGGGGGAGAGGATCTGTCACACTCTCTGGGCTGCTGAGCATCTGTGTCCCCACTGGTGTCCCCAGCCTCAATCTCTGCAGGTCCACAGTTTCTGACTTGAGCCTCAAATTGAATCCTTTCTGTAAGAgacaaaatgttaaataataaataaagacacaCTTATTAGCAACAGGTACTGATGCTGACTGATTGACTCAGTCATTTGCAACACAGTTAAATCCACTGAGGACTGTATTTGTCTGCTGTCGTCTGCACTTGTCTATGTCTCAGAAGAGAAAAGTAACAAGCCTGTTCAGATTTCACCATTTGTAACTGCAGTAATTAATTTGAAAAGGTAGAACTGGACAATTTACTGCCAATAGTAGTGGCTTTATGGTAATGTTACAACACCATGCAATACAATGCAACTCAATACAGTAGTATTGAGTTGCAATTTTTAAAATCGAACACTGTGTTCTCCACTTTCATGGCTGGAAATTTCTTTCTGTCAGcacaaaaaatacttttaaaagtctttataCCGTCACAGGACATGGCAGCTATCCAGTAAAACCAGACTGTTGAGATTCTTTGAGGGTTAGACACTGTAGAAACAGTGAATGCCATAAGGAGTGGGAGTAAAACTGATAAATCACAGCTTTGAAACAGTTTAAAGAAATTACCGAAGACTTTGCTGAGATTCAAATTAGTGAACGACAACAAGACGTTCATTTTAACTGCACGAGCCAAATGcttttttaatggaaataagtcaacatttttggaaaaacatattgtctttctttctgaGAATGATAAGGCAAATGATGCATGCAAGCTGAATGTATTATTAGCAGTCCAGGTCATGGCCTGGTGCTGTCCAGTGCTTGCTTACTTGCAACTCTAAAGCTTGTTAATTGacttgttatattttgtttgttaacCAGTATGTCAGGCAAGCAATTTCATGGTGACAACAAGAGTTTAATGATACATGGATTGTATTTCTCATTATCTTTACAGCCAAGCTGGCGCCTTCCCCATTTCTAGACAAGCTAAGCTAATAATCTCATTGTAACAGCTAAGGAAACAGCTAGCCTAGCTCTATtcaaagtaaagaaacaaaatcCGCTGAACAGCCCATTTGTTTACCCTTCCCTCTTTATGCTAAGCCAACCAAACTATTGCTTTAAAGTCTATGTCCCGACTTGGGACGACATCTACAATCTGTGTGATGAACATGCCACTGGTCAATGATAAAAAAAGGTATACTGTTTGAATTGTTTGCCATATCGTCAAGTGGAAACTGGAAATAAAGTCCTAAGCTTAGTAGCTTAATAGCAAAGTGTATCCAACACATAAAGCCTGCACACccacacaagtgtttttaatgACTCGGGCTGATTAGACATGGTCACGTTAAAAATGCTATTATGCGAATTTATTACGTTCCAAAACTCAAGTGCCAATAAGAATGATGACAGGTCAACCAGTCATTCAAATGGGTGCTACAAAATGAACAGGAGGgtggagctgtcagtcaaacacaaTTTGTCCACACCCTCGTGGTCCTGAGAATGGGAGTAATCAGATAGCGCCTGTGTGGGCGGACTGAAGGCCTGCACAAGCTTTAATGAGGCTGGTAGTGCTCAATGTTGAAGAATATTTATTGCATGGAACTACTGATTGATTCAAAATTGACAATTGTCAATTTGGTTATTTGTGTCCAAACCCAACCCAAGCCTGGTGAAGTTCATctaagctgcactgagtttgtaTTACTCTGTGCCTGACACACATGGTTATTGCTTGCTTCGCTCGATAACAGACATATGCAGCGTAACAAATCTGCCCAGCCAATGTGACCAGCCTGAAACTGAATatcatttcagacatttttgtCTGACTATGGTCGGTTGATCCACACTCTAATGTGGAGCCTTGCACTAATAGACACAACATACAGCAAAAGACCAGTCGAGCTTCTCAATGTGCAAATGTTACAGTGGAGATGTGTGATACACCAGATCAGTGGTGTTATACAGGTATATGACCCTCACATGGAAGTTGGAGCTTGTGAATGGGTACTTGTGTACACACTATACTTGGTGTTCAATTGGTAAAGTCGTGAGAGCTCCGTGGTCAAGCAATGGAAACCTGCATGCTGCTTGTGAGCAAGCTAGCAGGTGGTTAACATATTGTAAGAACTACAAAGGCATAATGACTGAGGCAAAAATTACGGTGTTGGGAATCTcttctgtgacattttataaGGTACAAACTATGTATGGCTATAATTAGAGTATAGTAACTTATCAACCAATGAAAAACGTCCTATGTCGTCcaccatgtctgaaaacgtcagCAAACATGTACAAGTTGTGTGGTCACGGCTTTGTGAAAATCCAAAGTCCAAGGTTGTGAAGTTTTAAGATCAGTATGTCAACATCAAATCTAAACAGATATTAATGAATTATTGCGATGGCTGCAGAGTGTTTACTTTTTCACCACCTATTTGAAATGAATTATTCACCATTCCTTTCTCtggtttatttaacatttaatgcCTAATGATTTATTCAAACTCTGGGCACATTTTTGAAAGTCGAActgtatttgtcttgtttgtcttACCTAAACTGTTGAGAGACAGATACAAATGGACGTTGCTCAGGGCTGTATTGGCcatttttaagatttaagtGGCTGTTTTGTTATAAATATGCAATAGCAAAGTTCAAAATATGTTCCTGTGTTAACGCTGTCAGGTTTTATCTCTCACTGGAAATGTCTGTAATTTCATCGGCCACATCTCAGTGGCTGAAATGAGAAGCCAAGAAGGAAGGAATTGGTATTTGAAGAACAAcaagtttaaaataaacttcaaaatCAGCGCCGTCTGACTGTATGTTTGAGCTGAGAAGCAGCGTGATGCTCCGGGGTTATCTAATGAATTAAGTAAGAAGTGCAGCTAGTCCGTGCCCATGACCATTAGCTGATAGAGAAATTAGGCCTGCAGGCATACTTTGCATTTTTCAGGTTTTGTTCCAGTGTTTGGCCAAGCCACACTCACTCATTAGACACCACAGTAAACTGGATGTGAGGATAATTTCACTTCATGTATTTAATCAAAATGCAAACTCAAAATTGCAGCACGACAGTCgaacagaaaaacattcaaactatttaaaaaatgtatgtaagcAAGCGACTGACAAAATCCATTTGTTTCATTGCTGCAAAATGGGATTTGTTGAGGAAATCTTTCTGAAACAGTGcaacttttctttaaaatttcaaatgttcaatataaaataacacAGAATAGAAATAAGCACACTCAGGCAGCTGCTTCAGGACGAGGAAAACGGAGGATAACACAGACGACTGCACATTATCATAACAGAGATTTACAAGAAACACAGTGAATCAGTGGCGATGCTCTGACTTTTTCCACAGACCTGAGTCACGTTACTTACCTCCTCTCACCCGGCAAGAGCCCTCCTCAGCAGCGTTCGCCCTCCCTTTGTCTCTCACATCGGCTCTCAACGTCATTTCATCTGCCATCTGGTCCATTGCATCACAAATAGAGAATGTACTTAGTATGACAAACCGGATTACCTCAAACCAAAAACATGAGGCTCCACACAACTGAGGCCAATGTGAGTCAACGTCTGACACCGATACCACAGCTCAGTGTCTCCGTACTCATGTCAGCTCTCAGGATGTGTCTGCGACATAGTCTTCTGGTCCAGGCTGTGGAGGCAGCTTTTCACCTCGGCAAAGCGGAGAGCATCCAGGACAAAGTATCCTTTACTTTGCACAGGGTCCATTTGGCCTGCTGCCTACTGTACTGTAAACCTCTCTGATGTTCCAGTGACGTTGGCAAAAAATACTGGAGATCCGCTCTGATCACAGCATCACGGAGACAAAgtcagaaacattttattagtTTGAGTAAGTCTCGCCCTTTAAGTAATAATGAAGCTAAAGGCAAAGCATCACATCATAAAAGGAAACATCACTTTAAAATATCAGTCACTCTTCTAGAGTAGTGctcgttctaaacctgcctgtttgtaatgctctgttctcttgtcctgaattattccttgtcattagtgagtcctcatCAAAGAGTTCTACAATATACAgtgactttttattgtttgtgtatAGTCTatagtgcagagtgaagttagacaAGTTTTTGTTcgtcctacctggtttatctgagatttcttatgtatttttatttttgatagtcaatgtttttcataaaattaaactgaatgtGCGTCATTACTGTTCACGTGGGTGTCTATTATATATATGTTCCACTGAACTCACATACATTGCAAGACGGCTATTTCAGAGGAAGTTGTTACCTTGACGAAGGAATGAGCACCGGCAAACACCCGTAAATGTCTGTGCTGGTCTGATATGGTGAAGGCCAGTTGCCAATGACTGTTGTTTATCTGAGGACGTGGAAGAGGACATGTTCAGCTCAGTCCGCAGACTGAACGCATGCTCCCCCGTTCCcgctgactgctacagagcactaGTCACCTGTTCATTCAATTTTTATCTAAAAGTATtgcgtgtccaaatcacaccaaattcacCACTTTACTTTCTTGAGTCATTAAGAAGATACAGGCCAAGTGTGAATCTTTTGAGGATACCAATTATTGTAAAGAGAAGTAACACATATTCCACATATGAACATAGTTCCtgtatacacactcacacacacacacaacatctcaGTCACTGCTTCGAGGCAGTGTTTCTGCTGAACATATTTATGAGGCAGCGAGTGCCAGTTTGTTTGTTGGGGTGAAACATGCGGTGAAACATGCATAGTGAGCTGCATTCAAATTTCTCCCAATACAAGCCAACCAATTTACTCTAATTAGGCTCAACACTAGAGTTGCATTTTAATGGACGCCCCGCTGTGTTTGCATATGTTTAGAGAACAAGAGCCATGCTAATTGAAAAATTAAGATGTGAGAGTATTTGTCTACTGAGCTCCCACTATGCTGTGCTCAGTGTAAATATAACTCCTGAAGATAACTTCCACTAAGAGTGTCTAATgctttcttccctcctcctcctcttgttttctttatgatgtgatgatgatatAATGTGATAGAATATAAAACTAATCTTGTGCTCTCATGTTCAGTGATGACAGATGAAGAACAGTGATGAAGTGACGACATCATATTGCCACTCTGTTGGCCTCATTGTTTCTTACTGACACAACTGGTTTGGTGTCATTATTCAACATCAATGACACCGTCGCAGAGGTTCAGCAGGTTATGCTTTAGTTTTGGCTCCTGTAAATCAGTGGTTGACACCCTCCATTGAAGCTTTTCCAAAGCAGAGTGAAGTGACAGCCTGAGATCAAGTTCAGCTACTAAGTCTAAATGACAGCTTTCACACACCCTTTTAATTCACTTACACTCTAAACAAGCATGCATACACATTCTTTGCTGCTTCTCATCTTAgcttgtgtttatgtgctgttTGTGGCAGTGAACATGCTTTCCCTGCCCTTTTCAACGTATTTACAGTCAAAGGACTGGAGGTGGGATTACTTATTGTTGATGTTTGGTAAAACCAACTATCAAACAATGATCATTTGGCTCTAACCACACTAAAACAGAGCAGTTGgaaacagtgtttggtttgaaaATTAAAAGGAGCATAATGGTGATAAATAACTTAGGTATATAGTTATCTGATAAAGTTAATATTAGGCCTTGtctacacaaaaaaaaaatctctgtccacacgacctttgtttcacaaaatatatccgtccacacacaaacacaaaaacgactacaaatgctcaaacaagaatgccaggccagtaggtggcagttGATGCAGGCTACATAAAGTCTGCATCAACGatccgtcaaataccagagaagaacactCTGGTCCAAGTGACACTGGGCGAGGCAGACACCTGTctgtaatgtggtgcagtgatgccAAAGttagctgcaaacttgtaaCTAGACCCGACAATGCTGccattgttgtttgtttgcgACATATGCACAAAGCAACAGTGCGCATTAACGAAGTTAGCTGTGACATCAGTTTTTGAAAAACTTGTGTGTATGGACGGGAGGCCCAAACTCAGAGGAAAGAGTTTGTATTTCATTAGTGCGGGACAGGGCATTACAATGAGATGACAGCCAAAAGGCTTGAATGTTGCATTGAAGTGATATACAATCAACTCATTCAGGACAATAAACTCAACTTAAAAGGGGTTTGTCAACCCATGGTGTAACAATAAATGCCTTAATGGAAGTAATATCTTAATCTTATTTTTGCACTGTAATCAAGAATAAAGAGGTTATTTGTATACATGCAAGTACCAAGCATATTGTAAGTCTTCAGtggtactcaaacattttagcATGACCTATCTTTTGTGAGAAGCTGTTagtaaagataaatgacagataatatataaaaattgATTTGAACTAGCACAGCTTATTCTGTGAATTTCCAATTGGCTGGCGGGTTATATTGACGGAAACACTGATGACTGCGATGTCAAGAAATAAGTGAACCATGAGATACTCACAGAAATTATCTTATTTCCTCCCTTGTCCAGATCACCTTGGAAGGACAACTTAGCAATTTCAGCATGTGTGGCCCTGGCAGGTGCTGCATTGAACTGaatggaagttttttttttgtggtttcaGTAAGGAGTCTTAGTTTGTTGAACATGCTGCCGGTGCAGAGGTCCTCTTTGTCCCTTAATGAGTTCCACAGAGAATAAGTGTCATAGTTGGCTCTGGCGATGAGAGCAGACTCCCATGTCACCTTGAGGCCGGCGAAGACAAAGGGAAGACGGCACTTGATTTCATATTCACTCCATTCTTTTACAAATAGTTAACCCTGGTGGGCCAAGTTTAATGTCATAGGCAGATGTCATTATACctagataaataaaatatgcatttcTATAAATATAACACATGAAAAAACAACCACTTAATATAACATGGGTGGCATGTTGAATATTGTAAGATAATAATCACATAAATGTACATTCTTATTCCCTAATGCCtacttttagttttatttaaataagatCATTCCGTGCATGTAAACACTTTACAATGAAAATACAGATCatcaagaaaatgtatttatattgggTCACATTTAATTTTACAGTTTGCTAATAAGATGTTACAACCTgtacattaaatcaaattagaAACGACTAGAGACTATTTGTTGTTAATTagacagtaaacaaacacatttgccCCTAATAACAACAGCTATCAGACCATTGAATGCTATGTTATCCAACCCCAGCAGTTACCTACGGAGGCCACTGCCAGGACATTGAATTATTTCCCTCTGTTTGATCCTTAAGACGTGACTTATGATATATTTCTACAGAGCTGCACTgcaaaataaagttaaatctGTTATTTCCTCACTGTTAGATCTTTGTCAGACTCAACATatcatttcttgttttgtctaaTTTGATATGAAGCACGGCTTGTTAGGTTTTATTATAAAAAgtggtaaaataaatatatttttaccacaCTGCATTATTAAAGTAATGGCAAACTCAAAATGTCCTTATATTTAATGACTTGATTTACACGGTTATTCAGTTATTCAAAACATTCAAAATTCATAGTGTTTTAGGGACAGACTTCTCTTATCAGTTTTCAAATAAACTTACTTTTAAACTTTAGTGCTAAATACTTGGAAAAACTTTAGTGCAAAATAGCCTGCGAGAGCTACTTCTTCACAGCATTAGGTGATAATCCTGAAAAATCACCTCTGGGACCCTGAGCCACGCCTGAGAAAGGAGGAAATATGAAATCAAAGAATCCCTCTCTGACAGACTGACTGCTCCACTACTGGTGAAGAACTTTAAGAGTATACATTGCTGCAGTTATTAATGGTCTTCATTAACTACCACAGAGTTTCCCGTGGAGCAGCTTGTTCTGATCCACTTTAAGTGCTGTACCTTAAAGCAGAGCTCACCTTGTGTGCTCTAGGGAGTGTTTCTGCTCAGCCCATTAAGAACACAATAATTCATTTTGGAGATCATTTTGCTCTAATTGAACATGTCTGATATATTCAAGTTTTGCCACATCTTCGAGGACACCTGCCTACCTTTATGACAGCCCACAAGGGTGGGGGTGAGACACTCCTGCTGCTTGTCACGGAGGGAAGAAATCACAGTTTCCAAATTAAGATTGCAGATAAATGACCTTACAAAGCAAAGGAAATCAAAGAAGTATGGGAATGGGGTAAATTGGATTCCTTGGCGTCAAACAGTATATGACTTAAACCAACTGGGGATTCTCTCCACAGCAGAGGAAGTGAGAGTTTCCTTAGGCAACAGTCCCACCTGGGACCTCAGGATGATCCATGGGGTGTTCGGAAAAAGCCTTGAAGTTATTCAACCCACTAAAAGgctaaatagattttttttttctattaacaTTTAGGCGTATTGTTCTGATTTCAGAGCTCCTATACTGGTTTCAGGCGATCTATTTCATTTTACTCAGTCAATACTCTGTATTTAATTTGCATAGCTGAAAGGTTCATTAATGTCTGAGGTCTCATTGTGTCACACTGGATATTAACAATGATCAAACAATAGTAAACCTGAGAAGTCTCTGCTCAAATTATCTCATTAATTAGCGCTGTTACACTCAAAATATTTCCAAGTATATTTTTAAGAATATATCTTTAAATAGTAGTCTCGGCCATAACACTTGGCTTCTAAAAATAGAGCTGGgtatcattttacatttttcaatccTATTACTGACATGAATCCAAAATTTAGATGGTGATAGCAAACACAATACAttcttttgaaaaaaacatataagCTTCCAAATGTATGAAATTCtacaaaatatcacaaaaaaaatTTCAACTGGAAGGAGGTTTATTCAAATTACTGTAGTTATCCTTTTACTCTCTCAATTCAAAATGCCACTTGTAATGAATGAACACATCAAAGTCTTGTCCTGTAATATGAGACGCTTTACTAAACCTAAATTTCAGAAAACAATATTGTTAATAAAAAATCCTCTCTCTCAGAGCTGTAAAGAACTCTCAATATAGttataatataaatgtgtttttataatttggTTTAGGTCGAAGTCTTATACTAGTAATACAATCTAAATGAATGCAGAGTTTCAATATTCAGATTGTTCAAATAgtaattattaacaataatgaaataatgtcCAAATCAGCATTCAATACATTTGTAGCTTGACTCCATCTTACAAGACAAAATGCAGCACCAAACATGACATGATGTCTTTGCTATAGTTTCAGACAGATGCAGTTGTCATTTTCATGTCCAGTGCAAATGCACTTGTGCTCAACTGGTCCCATGGGTGTGTTGCTCTTAAAATAATTTTGCGGTGAAGCGCATTGTTGGTGCATTGACCCGGTGGAAAGCATTTGTGCCGTTGGCCAAAGAAACCCTGGTCTGTTTGAGCTTTCACTTTGCAAAGCAGAGCTGTTTCCTATGTAGAGAAGCCTGCTCTCTCACTACCTGGCAAATACACGATTACTGGGAGAATGTACTCTGCTTGGTTTATTGCATATAAcataaaaaaagcatttatgATTAATTACAGTACAAGCTTTGAACCATGTGCCTGGTGCAGCAACCTTTTTACCACGACACACCCTAAATGCATTTGAGCCATATCTGCTTTCGACC is part of the Hippoglossus hippoglossus isolate fHipHip1 chromosome 5, fHipHip1.pri, whole genome shotgun sequence genome and harbors:
- the mdfic2 gene encoding myoD family inhibitor domain-containing protein 2, with the translated sequence MADEMTLRADVRDKGRANAAEEGSCRVRGERIQFEAQVRNCGPAEIEAGDTSGDTDAQQPRECDRSSPPQFSLKTYLRRSFSTASSSIESLSSSPQSNMGVDCAGIILNCLFCRFYSSNCCPNYKQVVTAAESASSSDDDSCTNLDCGLLSACNEGGDCLELAMEVSELCFH